GTGGTGGTCGGCAAGTAGCCACCGCGTGGTCTGCGGTGTCGAAAAGTGGACTTGACCTGCCCGGACGCATCGATGTGGATCGGCTGCGGGGTGACTCAGCGTGTGGTTTCGGCGTGCCCGGTCAGGCCCAGTGCCTCGGCGGCGGCCCGCCCGTTGGCGTGGCTCGCGCCGAAGGTGGTGACGAACGCCTGGACGCCGGCCGGTCGCCACGCGGCCGGCCACCCCATCTCGACCACCGCCACCGGATGCGTGGCGGCCAGCGCGGCGGCGAGTTCCGGGCCGCCGGGCAGCCGGTGCAGGTGGCGCCCGACCAGCACGATCGGGCGGGTGCCGGCACGGCGGCGCAGCGCCTCCGGGTCGGCCTCGGTGGCCACCACCCGGATCTCCTCGGTGCCGTCGAGGTGCGGGCCGAGCCCCCACGGCACCCGTCCCTCGGCGACGGTGGAGCGGGCGTGCACCTGCACCACCAGTGGCTGGTCCAACCCGGCCAGGACGCCCTCCACCCGGACCGCCCGGCGCGCGGCGGCGTACCCGAGGTCGGCGGGGACGGTGACCTCGGACCGCGCGGTCCGGGTCCAGGCGGCGAGGGCGGCGACGCGGTCGGCGGCCTGCTCCACCCGGACGCGGTCGAGCCGGCCGTCGCCGAGCGCGGCGACGATCTCGGCGGCGACGGCCTCGACCAGGTCCGCGTCGACCTTGGCGCCGATGCAGAGCAGGTCGGCTCCGGCGGCCAGGGCCCGCACCGCACCCGGTGCGACGCCACCGGCGGCGAGGGTGGCGCCCCGCATCTCCAGCGCGTCGGTGACCACGACGCCGTCGAAGCCGTACCGGTCGCGCAGCAGGTCGGTCAGGACGGCGCGGCTGAAGGTGGCCGGCCCGTCGCCGGTCAGTGCGGGAACCCGGATGTGTGCGGTCATCACGGCCTTCGCCCCGGCCGCGATCACCGCGGCGAACGGTGGCAGGTCGCGCTGGCGCAGGAGGTCGGGCGAGGCGTCCACGGTGGGCAGCTCGTGGTGGGAGTCGGCGATCGTCGCGCCGTGGCCGGGGAAGTGCTTGGCGCAGGCGGCAACTCCGGCGGCCTGGAGCCCGGTGGTCGCCGCCGCCGAGTGGGCGGCCACCCGGACCGGGTCGGCTCCGAACGAGCGGGTGCCGATGACCGGGTTGTCGTCGGCGCTGTTGACGTCGACGGTGGGTGCCAGGTCGACGGTGATGCCCAGGGCGGCCAGCTCCGCGCCGATGG
Above is a window of Verrucosispora sp. NA02020 DNA encoding:
- a CDS encoding glycoside hydrolase family 3 protein, encoding MGIDPGLRRLALGTLLAAYPGPVPPDWAVELVAEGLAGHTLFGTNIHRPEQVAAATAALRAGRSDVLIAVDEEGGDVTRLAHATGSPYPGNAALGAIGDVALTRRVYHAIGAELAALGITVDLAPTVDVNSADDNPVIGTRSFGADPVRVAAHSAAATTGLQAAGVAACAKHFPGHGATIADSHHELPTVDASPDLLRQRDLPPFAAVIAAGAKAVMTAHIRVPALTGDGPATFSRAVLTDLLRDRYGFDGVVVTDALEMRGATLAAGGVAPGAVRALAAGADLLCIGAKVDADLVEAVAAEIVAALGDGRLDRVRVEQAADRVAALAAWTRTARSEVTVPADLGYAAARRAVRVEGVLAGLDQPLVVQVHARSTVAEGRVPWGLGPHLDGTEEIRVVATEADPEALRRRAGTRPIVLVGRHLHRLPGGPELAAALAATHPVAVVEMGWPAAWRPAGVQAFVTTFGASHANGRAAAEALGLTGHAETTR